The Pseudomonas nunensis genome includes the window GGACGCACCTCACTGCGGGTGGGGATGGGGCTTTCACAGATTGGTGAATTTTCCTTCATCATCGCCGCGCTGGGCATGACGCTGCAGGTCACTAGCAACTTCCTTTATCCAGTGGCGGTGGCTGTCTCGGTGATCACCACGCTGCTGACGCCGTACCTGATTCGCGCAGCCGATCCGCTGTCGATCAAGCTGGCGGCGGTCATGCCTGGGCGCCTGAGTCGCGTGTTGGGGATGTACGGCGAATGGCTGCGCAGCATTCAGCCTCAGGGCGAAGGCGCGCTGCTGGCGTCGATGATCCGGCGGATTCTGTTGCAGGTCGGGGTGAATCTGGCGCTGGTGATTGCGATTTTCTTTTCGGGCGCATTTTTTGCCGATCGCATGTCCGAATATCTGCAAGGCTGGATCAGTGATCCGAGCTGGCAGAAAGCGTTGATCTGGGGTGGGGCGTTGCTGGTGTCCTTGCCGTTCCTGATCGCCGCCTATCGCAAGCTCAAGGCGCTATCGATGCTGTTGGCAGAGATGGGCGTGAAGCCGGAGATGGCTGGCCGCCACACGCAGCGAGTGCGTCGGGTGATCGCCGAAGTGATCCCGATCCTCTCGCTGCTGGTGATCTTCCTGCTGCTGGCAGCCTTGTCGGCCAGTATTTTGCCGACCAACAAGTTGCTGGTATTGATCGCTGTGGTCACCGCCGCCGTGGCGGCGCTGCTCTGGCGCTGGTTCATCCGCGTGCACACGCGCATGCAGGTGGCCTTGCTGGAGACCCTGGACAATCACAAGGAATCGTCCGGGCATTGAAGCCTCTGTAGCAGCTGGCGCAGCCTGCGTTCGGCTGCGCAGCAGTCGTAAACCCGGAAAGCCCGGTCAGCCTGGAACACCCCATTGCCCGATTTGCGGCTGCTTCGCCGCCGAACGCAGCCTTCGGCAACTGCTACACATGGATCCGTAGGGTTCTATCAGCTTTCCAGCCAGACGTCCCGCGCCCAGTGCCACACCGATTCCCAGGTTTCTTCGGCAATCAGTTCTTCTTCGGCTTGCCACAGCACCACGGTGCCGTCCTCTTCGACCAGGTAGTAGTCGTCACCGTCCTGGCAGATCGGGATCATGCTGCGATCAACGCCAGCGTCCCAGGCGTTGGCGGCAACGTCCGGCAGGTAGGTGTGGGATTGCGGGTCGGTCACAGTGACCGGCTCCAGGCTGCCGTAGACCACGTCGCTGACGGTCAGCAAAAATTCTCTGAAGACAAACGGGATGTCGATGAACAGTTGTTCTTCGATTTCCACGATCTGATCTTCGTCGGGCAACTCCAAGGGGACCGGTACCGGTTCGTTGGCTTCACGCAGTTGTTCGATGATTTCTTCCACGTCCGGGATCCTCTTGCTTGATGGCGCGGTTTAGTTGGGGCGGTTTATACAGTAGCTCGCTATAGATGCAACCGCGAAATAGAAAACCCCGGCCGAGGCCGGGGCTTTTATAGGGATAGCATTGCGACAGGTTTAACGCGAGTCGGTTCAGCCGTTCTGGCGGATACCGGCGACCAGCCAAGGCTGGTTCTCGCCCTGTGGACGTTCCATGTTCCAGCTTTCGCTGAACACTTCGCCCTGGTCGAAACGCGAGGTCTTCGACACGCCGCTGAAGGTCAGCGTAGCGATAGTCTTGTCGGCACGATCATCCACGCCGTCCAGTTGTACCTGGAGATTATCAATGTACGTGGACTGGAAACCGTCGCCCAGATCAGCACGTTCGCGCTTGAGGAACTCCAGCATTTGCGGGGTCACGAACTCGGCGATCTTGTCCATTTCGTTGGCGTCCCAGTGCTGCTGCAGGGACTGGAAATGGTTGCGGGCCGCTTCGAGGAAGTTCTGTTCATTGAACCAGGCTGGCGCGTTGATCACCGGACGAGCTGCGGCAGGTGCTGCCGAACCGCCGAAGATCGAACCGCCGGCAGGTTGGTTCTGGAACGTTTCACGCTGCATCGGCGCACCGGCTGGAGCCAGCTGGTCCTGCTGCTTGCGGCGACGGGCGGCGATGAAGCGGAAGATCAGGAACGCGATAACGGCCATGATCAGGATGTCGAAGATCTGCATGCCCTGGAAGCCACCGCCCATGAACATGGAGGCCAGCAAACCACCGGCCGCGATACCGGCCAGAGGGCCGAGCCAGCGCGAAGCACCGCCGGCCTTGGCCGCAGCGCCAGCGGCACCGGCAGCACCGGCAGTGGCAGCAGCGCCGCCTGCGGCAGAAGAAGGTGCCATTTGGCTGGTCTGGTGGGTCGGCGCAGCGCCGGCGCTTTTACCGCCACCAAAGCGCTTGGCGTTGGCGTCGAGGCTCATCGTCAGGCCGATACACAAGGCCATGGCGATGCTAAGAAAACGTTTCATAAGGGGAATTCCCATTTGTGGATTGCACGCGAGCCATGTTGCACAGCTGAAGTGTTACTGGCTAGCGGCAGAGTGTTTCGGGCTTTTGCCTGACAGGTGTCGTTCAGCTTCAGTCAGCGCAATAAGGCTTGTTACTTTGGTCCGTAGGACAAGTGGATAAGTCTTGTAGGAAAGATACCTAGCGTCGTAGCGCCAGCATGACGACACCGGCGGTAATCAAACCGATACCACCCCATTGGCGCAGGTCGAGCTTCTCGCCCAGCAGGATCACGCCGAGCACCGCCACCAGCACCACGCTGAGCTTGTCTACCGGAGCGACCAGAGAGGCCGGACCGAGTTTCAGCGCGCGGAAGTAGCAAATCCATGAGGCACCGGTCGCCAGTCCTGACAACAGCAGGAACAGGTAGCTCTTGGCAGAGATCGATCCTAATGATTGATATTGGCCCGTTGCGTACAAAATCAAGGCCAGGCTGACGAGCACCACCATCGTGCGCAGAAGGGTGGCGAAGTCGGAATTGACGTTTTCGATGCCGATCTTGGCGAAGATCGCGGTCATGGCGGCAAATGCCGCCGATAACAGGGCCCAGAATGTCCAGGAAGAAAAGAAGCCTGAGCCCATGGTTTGCCCCTATATAAGGTCAACCGTCATCATGGAGGTAACCCACAATCCTGTGGGAGCGGGCTTGCTCGCGAAAGCAATTTACCCTTCAACAGAAATGTTGGCTGATCCACCGCTTTCGCGAGCAAGCCCGCTCCCACATAAGTCCGGTGCCGGGCTTTAGATCGCTTCCAGCTTTGCATACCCCAACATCAGCCACTTGCTGCCTTCACCGAAGTTCACCTGCACCCGAGCCTGTGCCCCGGCGCCTTCGAAATTCAGGATCACGCCGTCGCCAAACACCGAATGCCGCACCGCCTGACCCAGGCTGAAACCGGTGTCCGGGATTTCGCTGCCGCCGAACAAACTGCTGGAGCTCTGCTGCTGACCTCCGCCGAACGGGCGGCTGACGCTGTTGGACAAGCGCACTTCCTGGATCAGGCCTTTCGGCACTTCACGTACGAAACGCGACACTTTGTTGTAAGTCTCGCTGCCGTACAGGCGACGGGTTTCAGCATAGGTCATCACCAGATTCTGCATGGCCCGGGTGATACCGACGTAGGCCAGGCGGCGTTCTTCTTCAAGACGACCCGGTTCTTCCAGGCTCATCTTGTGCGGGAACAAACCTTCTTCCATGCCCACCAGGAACACGTAAGGGAATTCCAGGCCTTTGGCGCTGTGCAGGGTCATCAACTGAATGCTGTCTTCGTGCTCGTCGGCCTGGGTGTCGCCGGCTTCCAGCGACGCATGGCCGAGGAACGCCGACAATGGCGTCAGGTCTTCGTCTTCTTCCGCGTTTTCGAAGTTGCGCGCGGCGCTGACCAGTTCCTCAAGGTTTTCTACCCGGGCCTGGCCTTTCTCGCCTTTTTCCGCTTCGTGGTAGGCAATCAGTCCGGACTGCTCGATGACGGTCTGGGTCATCAGGTGCAGCGGCATGTCCATGCACTTGGCGGCGAGGTTCTCGATCAGCTCGATAAACGCCCCGAGAGCGCCGGCCGCACGACCGGTGAGGCCCTTGTTCGCTACCAGCAGGCGCATGGCTTCCCACATCGACACATCGCTATGACGGGCGTGGTCGCGAATCGCTTCGACAGTTTTCTCGCCGATGCCACGGGCCGGCACGTTGATCACCCGCTCGAGTGCCGCATCGTTGCCACGGCCTTCCAGCAAGCGCAGGTAAGCCATGGCGTTCTTGATTTCCGCGCGCTCGAAGAAGCGCTGGCCGCCATAGATGCGGTAAGGAATGCGCTCGCGTAGCAAGGCTTCTTCCAAAACGCGGGATTGGGCGTTAGAGCGGTACAAAATCGCGATATCGCTGCGAGCCAAGCCGGTTTTCAGCGCGCTTTCGATGGTTTCCACCACATAACGCGCTTCGTCGTGTTCGTTGAACGCGGCGTACAGATTGATCGCTTCGCCTTCGCCGCCGTCGGTCCACAGCTCTTTGCCCATGCGCCCGGTGTTATTGGCGATCAGGGCGTTGGCAGCCTTGAGGATGCCGGCGGTAGAGCGGTAGTTCTGCTCCAGACGAATAGTCTCGGCATCCGGGAAGTCGTCGGAGTACTGATAGATGTTCTCGATTTTCGCGCCGCGCCAGCCGTAGATCGACTGGTCGTCGTCGCCGACCACCATCAGGCTGTCGCCACCCTTGGCCAGCAGCCTCAGCCAGGCGTACTGCACGGCGTTGGTGTCCTGGAACTCGTCCACCAGAATATGGCGGAAGCGCTTCTGATAGTGCGCCAGCAGGCCCGGGTGATCGCGCCACAGGTCGAGGGCGCGCAGCAGCAATTCGGAGAAGTCGATGACGCCCGCGCGCAGGCACGCAGCCTCATAGGCTTCATAAATGCTGCGCATGGTCGCCAGGAACAAATCGCCGCTGGCCTGAATGTGTTGCGGACGCAGACCTTCGTCTTTCTGCCCGTTGATGAACCACTGGGCCTGACGGGCCGGCCAGCGTTGCTCGTCCAGGCCCAGCTCGCGGATCACCCGCTTGACCAGCCGTTGCTGGTCGTCGCTGTCGAGAATCTGGAAGGTCTGGCTCAGCCCGGCTTCCTGCCAGTGCGCCCGCAGCAAGCGGTGCGCCAGGCCGTGGAAGGTGCCGACCCACATGCCGGCAGGGTTCAACCCCATCAACTGCTCGATGCGATGACGCATCTCCGCAGCGGCCTTGTTGGTAAAGGTCACCGACAGGATGGAGTGGGGCGAGGCGTTCTCGACCTGGATCAACCAGGCGATACGGTGCACCAGCACTCGGGTTTTACCGGAACCAGCACCGGCCAGGACCAACTGACGACCCACGGAGGCAGCTACGGCCTGGCGTTGGGCATCGTTGAGGGAGTTCAGCAGAAGGGAGAGATCATCGCGCATCGGGGCATTCTAGGGGGCGGCGCCACACCGGGCAAACCCCGCTTTGATTTAGCCGATGAAAGATCTGCGGAGGACGACCGGTCGGTCACTGGCTGCAAGTGGCGGCGGGGCTCGCTTGGAGGCTTTTATATCGATGCCGGCGGTCGATACTTTGGTCTACTTTGTGATCTGGAGCAGTTTGGTCCCGGCCCTTGCTTGTGTATGCTCCGTGCACAATTCGGGCTCACCACGCTCATTATAAGAACAAGAATATTGACTATGACCCTCAGCTCCGACCTGTCGGGCCCCTCTGTGGAGCCCCGGGTTATCCGCAAACAGTACGCCATGGAAATGGCGGTCGAACGCACGCGCCTGCTGTACCAGGGCTCGTTGTTGCCGACGCTGTTCATGCTGATCAATGGCCTGGTCTGCGCCGGCCTGCTCTGGAGCCCGCAGCGTTACTTCCTGGTCAGCGTCTGGCTGGTCTGGTTATTGTCACTGGTGGCGCTTCGGGTAATTCAAGTGGCGGCTTTCGATTCGGCGATCCCCAACCGCCAGGCCCATCCGATCTGGATTCGCATGTTTCTGCTGGGCTCGGCCATGACCGGCCTGACCCTCGCCGGCGCCGGCATCGCGCTGGTCCCCGCCGATACTTTCATCCAGCAAGCCTGGGTCTTCGGCCTGATCGGCGCCGCAGCGCTCTCGGCCAGCGTGGCCTACGCGGTCAGCCTGCCGGCATTTCTCTCCTTTACCTTGCCCTGTCTGTTGCCGGCCATCGGCTATATGTTTTGGGGCGGCGACGAGCAGCAGCAAGGTTGGGGCTGGTTCGGCCTGATCCTGCTGGGCGCGTTGAGCGTGGTGGCCTGGCAGGTCAATCGGTTGATTGATCGCGGCTTGCTGCGACGCTTCCAGAACCAGGCGCTGATCGAGCATTTGCAACTGGCCCAGACCAAGAGCGATCAGCTCAATTACGAACTGGCCAAGGAAATCGACCAGCGCCGCCATGCGGAAGAAGAGCTGCGCGAAGCCCAGATCGAACTGGAAAATCGCGTGGCCGAGCGCAGTCAGGAACTGAGCGCCGCCACTCAGGCCCTGAGCAAGAGTGAAGCGCGCCTGGCGCTGGCGTTGAAGGCCAGCGAATTGGGGCTGTGGGACTGGAACCTGCAAACCGATGAGGTCCATCACACCCAGATCCAGGAGTTGTTCGGCCTGGCGCCAGAGTATGTGACGGCCATGCTCAGTCACCTGCGGCCGCGCCTGCATCCGGACGACGTGCCGTCCCTCAAGCGCGCGCTGGTCGAGCACTTGAAGGGCCGCAGCGAGGATTACCAGATCGAATATCGCGTGCGACATGGCGACGGCCATTGGGTCTGGATCGAAGACCGTGGCCGCGCCGTGGAGCGCAGTGAAAGTGGCCGGGTGATTCGCATGGTCGGCACCCGCCGGGACATCAGCGCGAGCAAAGGCCAGGAAGAACAGCGACAACTGGCGGCCACCGTGTTCGAAGCCGCCAGCGAAGGCATCGTGATTTTCGACCCGGATTACGCGCTGATTGCGGTCAACCAGGCTTTCAGCCGGGTAACGGGCTACGACATCGAGGACATGCTCGGGCGCAACGTTGTGGAGTTGCCCTGCAGTCGCGATGCCCGTCGGCACTACGGCGCGATTCATCAATCCCTCGAGCAACACGGCAGTTGGCAAGGTGAACTGGTGGAAACTCGCAAGAACGGCGAGCTCTACCCGCAGTGGCTGCAACTCAACGCTGTGCGCGATTCTCGGGGAAAGGTCAGTCACATTGTGGGCTTCTTCGCCGATCTCTCCGCACGGCGCGAATCCGAAGAACGCATGCGCTACTTGACGCATTACGACGAACTCACAGGGCTGGCCAACCGTTCGCTGTTCCGCGAACGACTGCGCGAAGCCCATCAACGGGTTCGGCAGGGCGGGCGGCGCAGTCTGGCGTTGCTGCACATCAACCTCGATCGTTTCAAGCTGCTCAATGACAGCCTTGGGCATGAAATCGCCGATCAGTTATTGCAGAAAATGGCCAGGCGGCTGGTCAACGCATTGCCCGAGGCGGACACCATTGCGCGGCTGTCCGGGGATGAATTTGCGGTGTTGTTCGACGCCTACGGCAACCTGTCGAGCCTGGCGCGAGTGGCGACGCGCCTGTCGACCAAGCTGCGCTTGCCGGTGACGGTGGATGGCCATGAACTGGTGGTCAGCGCGTCCATGGGCATCAGCTTGTTGCCAGACAACGCCCGGGAAATTTCCGCGCTGGTCAGCCAGTCGAACATGGCCATGCAGCACGCCAAACACTTGGGCGGGAATAATTTCCAGTTCTATACCGAGAGCCTGCAAGCCAGCACCCTTGAGCGTTTGCAGCTGGAAAACCAACTGCGCAAAGCCATCGAAGAAAAGCAGCTGAAAGTGTTTTACCAACCGAAACTGTGCCTCGACACCGGTCGTCTGAATGCCGCCGAAGCCCTGGTGCGCTGGGACCATCCGAGCATGGGCCGGGTACCGCCAAACGATTTCATTGGCTTGGCCGAGGAAACCGGGCTGATCGGCCCGATCGGCGAGTTCGTGTTGCGCCAGGCCTGCTGGCAAGCTTGCGAATGGCAGCGCCAAGGGCTGGCGCCGATCCGGGTCTCGGTCAACCTGTCGGTGCATCAATTGCGCCAGGGCAAACTGGTCAGTCTGGTGCGTCAGGTGCTGGAAGAAACCGGTCTGGCGCCCCATTACCTGGAGCTGGAGCTCACCGAAAGCCAATTGCTGGACAGCGTCGAACACATCATCGCGACCTTCCAGCAGTTGCGCGACCTGGGCGTGAAACTGGCGATCGACGATTTCGGCACCGGGTATTCGTCCCTGAGTTACCTCAAGCGCATTCCAGTGGATTACGTGAAAATCGATCAGGCGTTTATCCGTGGTTTGGGGGAGGGCAGCGAAGATGCGGCGATTACCCGGGCGATCATCGCCATGGCGCATGGCTTGTCGCTGAAAGTCGTGGCCGAAGGTGTGGAGCGGGAAGAGCAGCTGGCGTTTTTGAAAGGCGAGCGCTGTGATGAAGTGCAGGGATATTTGATCAGTCGTCCGATAGAAGCGGTGGATCTGGCCGAACTGCTGCGAAAGGACGCCAACCCTCTGTAGCAGCTGCCGAAGGCTGCGTTCGGATGCGCAGCAGTCGTGAATAGGCGTTATGCGGTTTAACAGCAAAATTGGGTATTCAGGTTTCACGACTGCTGCGCAGCCGAACGCAGGCTGCGCCAGCTGCTACAAAGGCCAAAGGTGCTACATGGAGCGCATAACGCGTGGAATGGGGATATCGAGTTACGCATTGAGCAGGCAAAAAGCCGATTCATGTAGTATAACTACAAGCGTGCTACATCCCCGGCAACTGCCAATAACAAAGAGTCGAACCCTTTGAATCTGCTGCAACACATCGCCCAGTCACGCCACCTGTTACGCAAGTCGGAGCTCAAGGTCGCTGACCATGTGCTGCTTGATCCTGCGGCGGTGATGCACAGTTCCATGGCCGACCTGGCCCACAGCGTGGGGATCAGCGAGCCGACCATCGTGCGGTTTTGCCGCGCCATCGGTTGCTCGGGTTTCCAGGATTTGAAGCTGAAGCTGGCGCAAAGCCTGGCGGCCGGTGCGAGTTTCGGGCAGTTCGCGATTCATGAAGACGATTCGGTCGCTGACTACAGCCTGAAAATCTTCGACACCACGTTGCACACGTTGATGGAGGTTCGCGAGAAGCTCGATCCGGTGGAATTGCAGCGGGCGGTGTCGCTGATGTCCCAGGCGCAGCGGGTCGAGTTCTACGGCTTCGGCGCGTCGGGCGCGGTGGCGGCGGATGCGCAGCACAAGTTCTTCCGCTTGCTGCTGACAGCGGCGGCGTATTCCGACCCGCACATGCAGGCGATGTCGGCGGTGACGCTGAAGCCGACCGATGTGGCGATCTGCATTTCCCAGTCCGGGCGTTCCAAGGATTTGTTGATCACCGCGAACCTCGTCCGTGAAAGCGGCGCTTCGCTGATCACCTTGTGCCCGAGCCAGACGCCGTTGGCCGAGTTGTCGACCGTCAATCTGGCGATCGATGTGCACGAAGACACTGAAATCTATACACCGCTGACCTCGCGAATCGCCCACCTGGTGGTGATCGACGTGTTGGCGATGGGCGTGGCCATGGCCCGCGGGCCGAGCCTGGTCAACCACCTCAAGAGCGTCAAGCGCAGCCTGCGCAGCTTGCGGCTGTCGCCTAAATCGGTGAAAGCGCTGGACGACTGACGTCGTCGTAAGGTCGTTCCGACCTTAATCGCGAGCAAGCTCGCTCCCACATTTGGCCGAGTTGTCCTGACGGACGCGGTTCCCCTGTAGGAGCGAGGCTTGCCCGCGAAGGCGTCGTCAAACTCACCACATCATTTGGTGAGTTTCATCTCACTGTCATCCCCCCGCCGCCAAACCGTCATCCCCGGCGTTCATCGTGTAACTCCCGTACTCGCCTTGGGAGACCCGAAATGGCCCAGCCCTACGAAGAACGCAACAGCGCCCTCAGAACCCGTCGCCAGCAAGAAGACCAGCGCCGCATGGAATTCCGCCGCGCTATCGAAGATCGCTGCGAACGCCGCCAGCTTCTGGCTGAGATCGGTGATTTCCCCGAGGATCTGGAACTCAACTACTGGCAGGCAGCACCGGCAACTTCCCGTCGAAACGCTCAACCAGCGCGCTGATCTGCACCCGT containing:
- a CDS encoding SMI1/KNR4 family protein, producing MEEIIEQLREANEPVPVPLELPDEDQIVEIEEQLFIDIPFVFREFLLTVSDVVYGSLEPVTVTDPQSHTYLPDVAANAWDAGVDRSMIPICQDGDDYYLVEEDGTVVLWQAEEELIAEETWESVWHWARDVWLES
- a CDS encoding Tim44 domain-containing protein; this translates as MKRFLSIAMALCIGLTMSLDANAKRFGGGKSAGAAPTHQTSQMAPSSAAGGAAATAGAAGAAGAAAKAGGASRWLGPLAGIAAGGLLASMFMGGGFQGMQIFDILIMAVIAFLIFRFIAARRRKQQDQLAPAGAPMQRETFQNQPAGGSIFGGSAAPAAARPVINAPAWFNEQNFLEAARNHFQSLQQHWDANEMDKIAEFVTPQMLEFLKRERADLGDGFQSTYIDNLQVQLDGVDDRADKTIATLTFSGVSKTSRFDQGEVFSESWNMERPQGENQPWLVAGIRQNG
- a CDS encoding EamA family transporter, translating into MGSGFFSSWTFWALLSAAFAAMTAIFAKIGIENVNSDFATLLRTMVVLVSLALILYATGQYQSLGSISAKSYLFLLLSGLATGASWICYFRALKLGPASLVAPVDKLSVVLVAVLGVILLGEKLDLRQWGGIGLITAGVVMLALRR
- the uvrD gene encoding DNA helicase II, whose protein sequence is MRDDLSLLLNSLNDAQRQAVAASVGRQLVLAGAGSGKTRVLVHRIAWLIQVENASPHSILSVTFTNKAAAEMRHRIEQLMGLNPAGMWVGTFHGLAHRLLRAHWQEAGLSQTFQILDSDDQQRLVKRVIRELGLDEQRWPARQAQWFINGQKDEGLRPQHIQASGDLFLATMRSIYEAYEAACLRAGVIDFSELLLRALDLWRDHPGLLAHYQKRFRHILVDEFQDTNAVQYAWLRLLAKGGDSLMVVGDDDQSIYGWRGAKIENIYQYSDDFPDAETIRLEQNYRSTAGILKAANALIANNTGRMGKELWTDGGEGEAINLYAAFNEHDEARYVVETIESALKTGLARSDIAILYRSNAQSRVLEEALLRERIPYRIYGGQRFFERAEIKNAMAYLRLLEGRGNDAALERVINVPARGIGEKTVEAIRDHARHSDVSMWEAMRLLVANKGLTGRAAGALGAFIELIENLAAKCMDMPLHLMTQTVIEQSGLIAYHEAEKGEKGQARVENLEELVSAARNFENAEEDEDLTPLSAFLGHASLEAGDTQADEHEDSIQLMTLHSAKGLEFPYVFLVGMEEGLFPHKMSLEEPGRLEEERRLAYVGITRAMQNLVMTYAETRRLYGSETYNKVSRFVREVPKGLIQEVRLSNSVSRPFGGGQQQSSSSLFGGSEIPDTGFSLGQAVRHSVFGDGVILNFEGAGAQARVQVNFGEGSKWLMLGYAKLEAI
- a CDS encoding EAL domain-containing protein, yielding MTLSSDLSGPSVEPRVIRKQYAMEMAVERTRLLYQGSLLPTLFMLINGLVCAGLLWSPQRYFLVSVWLVWLLSLVALRVIQVAAFDSAIPNRQAHPIWIRMFLLGSAMTGLTLAGAGIALVPADTFIQQAWVFGLIGAAALSASVAYAVSLPAFLSFTLPCLLPAIGYMFWGGDEQQQGWGWFGLILLGALSVVAWQVNRLIDRGLLRRFQNQALIEHLQLAQTKSDQLNYELAKEIDQRRHAEEELREAQIELENRVAERSQELSAATQALSKSEARLALALKASELGLWDWNLQTDEVHHTQIQELFGLAPEYVTAMLSHLRPRLHPDDVPSLKRALVEHLKGRSEDYQIEYRVRHGDGHWVWIEDRGRAVERSESGRVIRMVGTRRDISASKGQEEQRQLAATVFEAASEGIVIFDPDYALIAVNQAFSRVTGYDIEDMLGRNVVELPCSRDARRHYGAIHQSLEQHGSWQGELVETRKNGELYPQWLQLNAVRDSRGKVSHIVGFFADLSARRESEERMRYLTHYDELTGLANRSLFRERLREAHQRVRQGGRRSLALLHINLDRFKLLNDSLGHEIADQLLQKMARRLVNALPEADTIARLSGDEFAVLFDAYGNLSSLARVATRLSTKLRLPVTVDGHELVVSASMGISLLPDNAREISALVSQSNMAMQHAKHLGGNNFQFYTESLQASTLERLQLENQLRKAIEEKQLKVFYQPKLCLDTGRLNAAEALVRWDHPSMGRVPPNDFIGLAEETGLIGPIGEFVLRQACWQACEWQRQGLAPIRVSVNLSVHQLRQGKLVSLVRQVLEETGLAPHYLELELTESQLLDSVEHIIATFQQLRDLGVKLAIDDFGTGYSSLSYLKRIPVDYVKIDQAFIRGLGEGSEDAAITRAIIAMAHGLSLKVVAEGVEREEQLAFLKGERCDEVQGYLISRPIEAVDLAELLRKDANPL
- the hexR gene encoding transcriptional regulator HexR; the protein is MNLLQHIAQSRHLLRKSELKVADHVLLDPAAVMHSSMADLAHSVGISEPTIVRFCRAIGCSGFQDLKLKLAQSLAAGASFGQFAIHEDDSVADYSLKIFDTTLHTLMEVREKLDPVELQRAVSLMSQAQRVEFYGFGASGAVAADAQHKFFRLLLTAAAYSDPHMQAMSAVTLKPTDVAICISQSGRSKDLLITANLVRESGASLITLCPSQTPLAELSTVNLAIDVHEDTEIYTPLTSRIAHLVVIDVLAMGVAMARGPSLVNHLKSVKRSLRSLRLSPKSVKALDD
- a CDS encoding PA3496 family putative envelope integrity protein yields the protein MAQPYEERNSALRTRRQQEDQRRMEFRRAIEDRCERRQLLAEIGDFPEDLELNYWQAAPATSRRNAQPAR